A stretch of Capsicum annuum cultivar UCD-10X-F1 unplaced genomic scaffold, UCD10Xv1.1 ctg995, whole genome shotgun sequence DNA encodes these proteins:
- the LOC124895752 gene encoding tryptamine 5-hydroxylase-like: MDESILQSVLLLALVSFTMYVTFHFYNNQRRRRPLFTPPSPPALPVIGHLHLLTDMPHHTFTQLAHKLGPIIHLQLGQVPTVIISSPQLAELILKTHDHIFASRPQLIAAQYLSFGCSDITFSPYGPYWRQARKICVTELLSSKRVNSFQIIRNEETNRMLRMISTHSHSEAGELDMSQVFFALANDILCRVAFGKRFIDHELKEKKDLVSVLTETQALLAGFCLGDFFPDWEWVNSVSGMKRRLMKNLKDLRAVCEEIIQEHVERKGENSDASSDLVDVLLRVQKRDDLQVPITDDNLKALILDMFVAGTDTSAATLEWTMTELARHPSVLEKAQDEVREIAGNKGKVEESDLQHLHYMKAVIKETMRLHPPVPLLVPRESMEKCTIADYEIPAKTRILINTYAIGMDPESWTNPLDYNPGRFLEEDVDFRGSQDFRFLPFGGGRRGCPGYALGLATIELSLARLLYHFDWKLPAGVAAQDVDLSEIFGLATRKKVALKLVPTINMLYVSEEEEDLQSATL, encoded by the exons ATGGACGAATCAATTCTGCAATCAGTTCTCCTACTAGCACTTGTATCTTTCACCATGTATGTCACCTTTCACTTTTACAACAACCAACGTCGCCGTCGGCCTTTATTCACCCCACCGTCTCCGCCGGCGCTCCCTGTAATCGGTCACCTTCATctcctaaccgacatgccccaccaCACCTTCACCCAACTCGCTCATAAACTCGGCCCGATCATCCACCTTCAACTTGGCCAAGTCCCGACTGTAATCATCTCCTCCCCTCAACTCGCCGAACTCATACTCAAAACCCATGACCACATCTTCGCTAGCCGCCCACAACTCATTGCAGCTCAATACCTCTCCTTCGGTTGCTCTGATATTACTTTTTCCCCTTACGGCCCTTACTGGCGCCAAGCTAGAAAAATCTGCGTCACTGAGTTGTTGAGTTCGAAGCGAGTTAACTCATTCCAGATTATAAGAAATGAGGAAACTAACCGTATGTTACGAATGATCTCCACTCATTCTCACTCCGAGGCGGGTGAACTCGACATGAGTCAGGTTTTCTTCGCTCTCGCGAATGATATTTTGTGCAGGGTGGCGTTCGGGAAGAGATTTATTGATCATGAGTTGAAAGAGAAGAAGGATTTGGTGAGTGTGTTGACGGAGACACAAGCTCTGTTAGCGGGGTTTTGTTTGGGGGATTTTTTCCCCGATTGGGAATGGGTTAACTCAGTGAGTGGTATGAAGAGGAGATTGATGAAGAACTTGAAAGATTTAAGAGCGGTGTGCGAGGAGATTATACAAGAGCATGTAGAAAGGAAGGGTGAAAATAGCGATGCTTCATCAGACTTAGTTGACGTATTGCTGAGAGTTCAGAAAAGAGATGATCTCCAAGTGCCCATCACTGACGACAACCTTAAAGCTCTTATTCTG GATATGTTTGTCGCTGGAACAGATACATCAGCAGCTACACTGGAATGGACAATGACAGAGTTGGCTAGGCATCCAAGTGTTTTAGAAAAAGCACAAGATGAAGTTAGGGAGATTGCAGGTAATAAAGGAAAAGTAGAAGAATCTGATCTTCAACACCTTCACTACATGAAAGCAGTAATAAAGGAGACAATGCGACTACACCCCCCTGTCCCCCTTCTAGTACCTCGAGAATCCATGGAGAAATGCACAATCGCTGACTATGAAATACCTGCAAAAACTAGGATACTAATCAACACCTATGCCATTGGAATGGATCCAGAGTCATGGACCAATCCTCTGGACTACAATCCTGGAAGGTTTCTTGAGGAGGACGTTGATTTCAGGGGATCACAAGATTTCAGGTTCCTACCATTTGGAGGGGGGAGAAGAGGTTGCCCAGGTTACGCCCTTGGTTTAGCTACTATTGAGCTCTCATTAGCTCGTTTGTTGTATCACTTTGATTGGAAATTGCCTGCCGGAGTAGCAGCTCAAGATGTGGACTTGTCGGAGATTTTTGGATTGGCTACTAGGAAAAAAGTGGCTCTAAAGCTTGTTCCAACCATCAACATGCTCTATGTGTCCGAAGAAGAGGAGGATCTGCAGTCAGCTACTCTCTGA